The following nucleotide sequence is from Microbacterium arborescens.
ACCGCGACGGCGGCGACGGCGACCGGGGTCGAGTGGGGCTGATCGGTCGTCCGGGCGATCGCGACCCATGCCAGACCCCACGACAGCGCGATGATGGGCGACGGCCGGCCACGCGAGAAGGCGGCGATGCCGACGCCGACCGCGGCGACGACCACGAGCACGGCCACACCCCACACGTCCGCCTGCGCTCCCCACGACTCGGGCACCGTCCGGCTGAGCCACGCGGTCACGTTGGCGACCGTGGCCAGCGACACCCACCCGAGGTGGAGGCCCACCGTGGCGTCCATCAGCAGCCGGTCGCCGGCCGACCGGGGCCGCGACAGCACGAGCAGCCGGAACGTCCATCCGAGAGCGGCGAGCAGCGCGACGATCGCGACGACCGTGAGCGGCAGCGTCGTGAACTGCGCCGCGAGCAGCCATCCCCCGTTGAGGACGGCCGTCAACGCGATCCACCACCCCACGAGCCGCTGCCGGTCGCGCGAGCGCTGCGCGGGCAACGCCTGCCAGACCGTGTAGCCGATCATGAAGAGGTAGATGACGGACCAGATGCTGAAGGCCTGCGTCCCCGGGGCGAGCACCGTCGAGTCGGCGTCGAGCGCACCGCCCTGCAGGTCGCGCACGTTCGTCCCGCCGAACAGGCCCGTGCCGACCATCGCCGCGATGATCATGAAGACGACGGCCGAGATGACCGCGATCTGCCGAACGAGGTCGGACGGCTGCCGCGGAGACCGTGCGGCGTGGTGGGCTGTGGTGCTCATCACCCCACGGTAGATCCGGCGCCGCCCTCGGTCATCCGCTTGACAGATCCGGCCCCACGATGGCGGCGGAGTTCGGCTCCACGACGAGCATCTCGTCGACGATCCGACCCGGCCGCGTCTCGAGCCAGACCGTATCACCGCGCAGCTCGACCCGCCACGGCTCGCGCGAGAGGTTCGCCAGCACGCGTGCGCGGCCGCGCTGCAGGTCGTAGAGCCGGCCGCCCTCACCCTCCGACGCCCCGGCACCGCGCGCGGTGAAGCGGGGATCGGTCAGGTCGGGGACCGAACGACGCAGCCGGCCCAACTCGCGGTACAGAGACAGCAGGCGCGCGTGATCGCCCTCGTGCGCCTCGGTCCAGTCGAGTTTCGACCGCAGGAAGGTGGCCGGGTCGTTGGGATCGGGCACGAGGTCTTCGTCCCAGCCCATCTCGGCGAATTCCTGCTTGCGGCCGGCCGCGGTCGCTTCGGCGAGTTCGGGCTCGGGGTGCGATGTGAAGAACTGCCACGGCGTGGACGCTCCCCACTCCTCGCCCATGAACAGCATCGGAGTGCCCGGCGCCGTGAGCGTGAGGACGGCGGCGACCGCGAGCCGATCGGCATCCAGCGTCGCCGAGAGCCGGTCGCCCGCGGCGCGGT
It contains:
- a CDS encoding tryptophan-rich sensory protein; protein product: MSTTAHHAARSPRQPSDLVRQIAVISAVVFMIIAAMVGTGLFGGTNVRDLQGGALDADSTVLAPGTQAFSIWSVIYLFMIGYTVWQALPAQRSRDRQRLVGWWIALTAVLNGGWLLAAQFTTLPLTVVAIVALLAALGWTFRLLVLSRPRSAGDRLLMDATVGLHLGWVSLATVANVTAWLSRTVPESWGAQADVWGVAVLVVVAAVGVGIAAFSRGRPSPIIALSWGLAWVAIARTTDQPHSTPVAVAAVAVIVVVVAAAAVTAWRSNGREHRGILRRPRTA